From a single Streptomyces sp. 1331.2 genomic region:
- a CDS encoding RNA polymerase sigma factor: MTGGAAPEDLLRELAPQVLGVLVRRHGAAAFDACEDAVQEALLAAALQWPEEGVPTSPRGWLVTVADRRWVDQVRSESARRRREESSVLATPQSALVAPAADVPDPAADDSLALLFLCCHPALSVPSRIALTLRAVGGLTTAQIAAAFLVPEVTMAQRISRAKQTLKAAGGGFGLPEGESAVARLGEVRHVLYLVFNEGYTASGGEELTVPRLAVEGVRLARLLLRLTPGDAETAGLLALMLLTEARRAARTGPYGEVVPLEEQDRGRWDRELLAEGLELIEAALSRGQAGPYQVQAAIAAVHSEAATADATDWPQILVLYDLLLRFDANPVVALNRAVAVAMVHGPAAGLGLLDELAADRRLARHHRLLAVRAHLLDRLGTDPAAAARAYREAAARTSSGPERRHLTARALRVGAAGPGA; encoded by the coding sequence CTGACGGGCGGCGCTGCCCCCGAGGACCTGCTGCGCGAACTGGCGCCGCAGGTCCTCGGGGTGCTGGTGCGGCGGCACGGCGCGGCGGCGTTCGACGCGTGCGAGGACGCGGTGCAGGAGGCGCTGTTGGCCGCCGCGTTGCAGTGGCCGGAGGAGGGCGTGCCGACCAGCCCGCGCGGGTGGCTGGTGACCGTCGCGGACCGCCGGTGGGTGGACCAGGTGCGCAGCGAGTCGGCGCGGCGCCGGCGGGAGGAGTCGTCGGTGCTGGCGACGCCGCAGTCGGCGCTGGTCGCTCCGGCCGCCGACGTGCCGGATCCGGCGGCGGACGACTCGCTCGCGCTCCTGTTCCTCTGCTGCCACCCGGCGCTTTCCGTGCCGAGCCGGATCGCGCTGACCCTGCGGGCGGTCGGCGGCCTGACCACCGCGCAGATCGCGGCTGCGTTCCTGGTGCCCGAGGTGACCATGGCGCAGCGGATCAGCCGGGCCAAGCAGACGCTGAAGGCGGCGGGCGGCGGGTTCGGGCTGCCCGAAGGGGAGAGCGCCGTCGCCCGGCTGGGTGAGGTCAGGCACGTGCTCTACCTGGTCTTCAACGAGGGCTACACGGCCAGTGGCGGCGAGGAGTTGACGGTGCCGCGGCTGGCCGTCGAGGGGGTCCGGCTGGCCCGGCTGCTGCTGCGCCTGACTCCGGGTGACGCCGAGACGGCGGGACTGCTCGCGCTGATGCTCCTCACCGAGGCCCGCCGGGCGGCCCGCACCGGACCGTACGGGGAGGTGGTGCCGCTGGAGGAGCAGGACCGCGGCCGGTGGGATCGCGAACTCCTCGCTGAGGGGCTTGAGTTGATCGAGGCGGCGCTGTCGCGTGGGCAGGCCGGGCCGTACCAGGTGCAGGCGGCGATCGCCGCCGTGCACAGTGAGGCGGCGACGGCCGATGCCACCGACTGGCCGCAGATCCTGGTGCTGTACGACCTGTTGCTGCGATTCGACGCCAACCCGGTGGTCGCCCTCAACCGGGCCGTCGCCGTGGCGATGGTCCACGGGCCGGCGGCCGGGCTCGGCCTGCTCGACGAACTCGCCGCCGACCGGCGCCTGGCCCGGCACCACCGCCTGCTCGCCGTCCGCGCCCACCTCCTCGACCGGCTCGGCACCGACCCGGCGGCGGCCGCGCGTGCCTACCGGGAGGCCGCCGCCCGTACCTCCAGCGGACCGGAGCGACGCCACCTGACCGCCAGAGCGCTGCGGGTCGGAGCGGCGGGCCCGGGGGCGTGA
- a CDS encoding amidase — MPLWSKPAIELATAVRSGEVSALDVVDSHLARIAEVNPHLNAVTQLLADRARADARDTDRRRAAGKELGPLAGVPFTVKECTPVEGVPTTFGTPHFRDHTARADAIPVARLRAAGAIPVGHSNMPTLILAGMHTRSELYGDTRNPWDAGRTPGGTSGGDGVAVAAGLAPLGLGNDSGGSLRIPAAFCGVAALKPTTGRFPADQRLLGPDDPGPASQVLVTDGPLARTVADLRLAYETLAGPDPRDPRSVPAPLYGEPLNGPPKVAVVTDPGGHGVHPTVRRAVARAADALRDAGYDVREVPDVPRLDEALDTYHRLTNTEFAPNWPAVRQLLGPGGDRFIGFTMRTAPPADAAGLLRLLGTWMNIRRSWTEFLHAYPLLLGPVFTEPPVEPGLESRDQAGRDRVASGMRLCSVTSFVGVPAVAVPTGLAEDGLPTGVQLIGRAFREDLCLAAAQAVEDRLGVLTPIDPRT; from the coding sequence GTGCCCCTGTGGAGCAAACCCGCCATCGAACTCGCCACCGCCGTCCGCAGCGGCGAGGTCTCCGCCCTCGACGTGGTCGACAGCCACCTCGCCCGCATCGCCGAGGTCAACCCCCACCTCAACGCCGTCACCCAGCTCCTCGCCGACCGCGCCCGCGCCGACGCCCGGGACACCGACCGCCGCCGGGCCGCCGGCAAGGAACTGGGCCCGCTCGCGGGCGTGCCCTTCACCGTCAAGGAGTGCACCCCCGTCGAGGGCGTGCCCACCACCTTCGGCACCCCGCACTTCCGCGACCACACCGCCCGCGCCGACGCCATCCCGGTGGCCCGGCTGCGCGCCGCCGGGGCGATCCCGGTCGGCCACAGCAACATGCCGACCCTGATCCTGGCCGGGATGCACACCCGCAGCGAGCTGTACGGCGACACCCGCAACCCGTGGGACGCGGGCCGCACCCCCGGCGGCACCAGCGGCGGGGACGGCGTCGCGGTCGCCGCCGGCCTGGCCCCGCTCGGGCTCGGCAACGACTCCGGCGGCTCGCTCCGGATCCCGGCGGCCTTCTGCGGCGTCGCCGCCCTCAAGCCCACCACCGGCCGCTTCCCCGCCGACCAGCGCCTCCTCGGCCCGGACGACCCCGGCCCGGCCTCCCAAGTCCTGGTCACCGACGGCCCGTTGGCCCGCACCGTCGCCGACCTCCGGCTCGCCTACGAGACGCTGGCCGGTCCCGACCCCCGCGACCCGCGCTCCGTCCCCGCCCCGCTGTACGGCGAACCGCTCAACGGCCCGCCGAAGGTCGCCGTCGTCACCGACCCGGGCGGCCACGGCGTCCACCCCACCGTCCGCCGGGCCGTCGCCCGCGCCGCTGACGCGCTGCGCGACGCCGGCTACGACGTGCGGGAGGTCCCCGACGTCCCACGGCTGGACGAAGCCCTCGACACCTACCACCGCCTCACCAACACCGAGTTCGCCCCGAACTGGCCCGCCGTACGGCAGCTGCTGGGCCCGGGCGGCGACCGCTTCATCGGCTTCACGATGCGCACCGCCCCGCCCGCCGACGCCGCCGGGCTGCTCCGGCTCCTGGGCACCTGGATGAACATCCGCCGCTCCTGGACGGAGTTCCTGCACGCGTACCCGCTGCTGCTGGGCCCGGTCTTCACCGAGCCACCGGTCGAACCCGGCCTGGAGTCGCGGGACCAGGCGGGCCGCGACCGCGTCGCGTCGGGCATGCGGCTCTGCTCGGTGACCAGCTTCGTCGGCGTCCCGGCCGTCGCCGTCCCCACCGGGCTCGCCGAGGACGGGCTGCCCACCGGCGTGCAGCTCATCGGCCGGGCGTTCCGCGAGGACCTGTGCCTGGCCGCCGCCCAGGCCGTCGAGGACCGGCTCGGCGTGCTCACCCCGATCGACCCGCGGACCTGA
- a CDS encoding RNA ligase family protein has translation MSETTTEPTAGLTAGLTTGLTTGPAKALRPYPKIPARGRSGGPGSREWIAAEKVHGAHFAVVCEGGASVRAAKRRELLDDEGLDGFFGVSRIWPQLAVAAARFADVLRGTWGPSAVVTVYGELAGGRYPHPGVPALAGVDPVQTGVWYAPGLHWLPFDATVETADGRWWIADRALREAAGAAGLACVPLLGRGALNTLHDLPVRYPSRVPALFGLPELADNLAEGYVLKPAGEWREAGVAEVVARPLVKVKQQAFAEDERYDGARPYLPPPEGAAGVPAWLLVQASALLTPARAAAAVSKLGPGTGAEAVVSEIAQDVADELGDALGGLEESVRTALRRALEPGARALASFDAEDRRNPRR, from the coding sequence GTGTCCGAGACGACGACGGAGCCGACGGCGGGGCTGACGGCAGGGCTGACGACAGGGCTGACGACAGGGCCGGCGAAGGCGCTGAGGCCCTACCCCAAGATCCCCGCGCGCGGCCGCTCCGGGGGGCCCGGCAGCCGGGAGTGGATAGCGGCGGAGAAGGTGCACGGCGCGCACTTCGCGGTGGTCTGCGAGGGCGGCGCGTCGGTGCGGGCCGCCAAGCGGCGTGAACTGCTGGACGACGAAGGGCTGGACGGCTTCTTCGGGGTGAGCCGGATCTGGCCGCAACTCGCCGTCGCCGCCGCCCGGTTCGCGGACGTGCTGCGGGGGACGTGGGGCCCCTCGGCGGTGGTGACGGTCTACGGTGAGCTGGCCGGCGGACGCTACCCGCACCCCGGGGTGCCCGCCCTCGCCGGGGTCGATCCGGTGCAGACCGGCGTCTGGTACGCCCCGGGGCTGCACTGGCTGCCCTTCGACGCCACCGTGGAGACGGCCGACGGCCGGTGGTGGATCGCCGACCGTGCGCTGCGCGAGGCGGCGGGCGCCGCTGGGCTCGCCTGCGTCCCGCTGCTGGGCCGGGGTGCGCTGAACACGCTGCACGACCTGCCGGTGCGGTACCCGAGCCGGGTGCCGGCCCTGTTCGGCCTGCCCGAACTCGCGGACAACCTCGCGGAGGGCTATGTCCTCAAGCCCGCCGGGGAGTGGCGGGAGGCGGGCGTGGCAGAGGTGGTGGCGCGCCCGCTGGTGAAGGTCAAGCAGCAGGCCTTCGCCGAGGACGAGCGCTACGACGGCGCCCGCCCGTACCTCCCTCCGCCCGAGGGGGCGGCCGGAGTCCCGGCCTGGCTGCTGGTCCAGGCCTCGGCGCTGCTCACCCCCGCGCGGGCGGCGGCCGCGGTCAGCAAACTGGGGCCGGGTACGGGCGCGGAGGCCGTAGTGAGCGAGATCGCCCAGGACGTGGCGGACGAACTCGGGGACGCCCTGGGCGGGTTGGAGGAATCCGTCCGCACGGCCCTGCGGCGGGCACTGGAACCCGGGGCGCGGGCACTCGCGTCCTTCGACGCGGAGGACCGGCGCAACCCCCGACGGTGA
- a CDS encoding tetratricopeptide repeat protein, with protein sequence MAQARKRLSRAEALRRRAGAQFVGRRAQLALFAENLRRNPDSEATDDPADFLFHVRGVGGVGKSTLIAEWREAARRAGALTAVVDENDVHGVESALSAIARQLADQAGPLKEFDRALDQHRRSLQAAADRAPAPPTGGETASLPARMITQAAFGAASMLPGAGVVAAVANPENVALGTDRLIAGLRQRRRGNDSEEEALSRAFVAELEKLCGARDNQWVVIFLDTWELTGRHLDAWLREFIDGAYGEVPLDVVIVLAGRDELSERDWGTLRSEVVDVPLDVFTEQETRELLAVRGVTDPEVVEAVLGLSMRLPLLVALLAQTGLQAVDDVADADADLTDHAVERFLQWIPEPDRRETVLAAALPLQLNHDLFACAVPGAAADAWDWLLDQPFVSGRGSYRQYHAVVRASMLRRQRMHSPTAWSAAHTRLAEHFTAAREALERRLPERKRRTDEQWRRATLNETYHLLCADPAANLAQALEHVARITGVARADLPAWLDMLRQAAQDGDHPELTRWAGKLRTAAAEEQPETAVLTVLCAPGLPPHVRAWALAERGDYHSMSDRTPEAIADLDRAIALMPGLPDARAYRSRAHVERGDEQAAMADLDAALALDPEYAWALCFRGVIHLDAGRPDEAMADVTAGLALDPDLNWALIVRGEAHREAGRLEEAVADFTTALETIPEAGWALSRRGEAHRQAGRLDAAIVDLTAAIELDGEDESALGSRGLAHHAAGRLEEAVADFTAVIELGATDGWALAQRGNSHRVAGRREEAMADLTAALEANPADDVALARRGELHRLAGRFEEALADVTAALELDPGYVWALGERGQLHQEAGRPEEALADFTAALELSPDYAWALVQRGELHCLAGRLEEAAADLTAALELDPAYVTALAQRGLVHRLAGRPEEALADLSAALQLDPANEWALAERGELHRLEGRPEEAVADLSAALALDPAYGWALARRGGAHRLAGRLEEALADLSAALQLDPASAWTLGERSLAHQQVGRLEEAVADLSAALAVDPGYGWALVRRGEFHRSAGRLEEALADLSAALELDPGYVSALLQRGDVHRRAGRFEEATADLTAVLELEPEHVWALVLRACTHQLAGREAEAVADASAALSRNSDDPEVGSFLVMIFLQAGRFQEAREALRRAAQPDPDDSDVLLDTAMLALLEGGREASLAAWNDYAAAAGAGKELEVAAAALLHGLVVGSAPPDALARAFLSVPQGRLVLVDVRAYVEALTRVEAPVGPRADAALRVLRAPDAP encoded by the coding sequence ATGGCTCAGGCAAGGAAGCGGCTGTCGCGCGCGGAAGCGCTCCGGCGCCGGGCGGGTGCCCAATTCGTCGGTCGGCGCGCCCAGTTGGCGCTGTTCGCGGAGAACTTACGCCGGAACCCCGACTCGGAGGCCACCGACGACCCGGCCGACTTCCTGTTCCACGTCCGCGGCGTCGGCGGCGTCGGCAAGTCGACGCTGATCGCCGAATGGCGCGAAGCGGCCCGGCGGGCCGGGGCGTTGACGGCGGTGGTGGACGAGAACGACGTCCACGGAGTCGAGTCCGCGCTGAGCGCCATCGCCCGCCAACTCGCCGACCAAGCCGGCCCGTTGAAGGAGTTCGACCGGGCCCTCGACCAGCACCGGCGATCCCTGCAGGCCGCCGCCGACCGGGCACCGGCCCCGCCCACCGGCGGCGAGACGGCCTCGCTGCCGGCCCGGATGATCACCCAGGCGGCGTTCGGCGCCGCCTCCATGCTGCCCGGTGCGGGCGTGGTGGCCGCGGTGGCCAACCCCGAGAACGTCGCCCTCGGCACGGACCGCCTCATCGCCGGCCTGCGGCAGCGCCGGCGGGGCAACGACAGCGAGGAGGAGGCGCTCAGCCGTGCGTTCGTCGCCGAACTGGAGAAGCTGTGCGGCGCCCGCGACAACCAGTGGGTGGTCATCTTTCTGGATACCTGGGAACTGACCGGCCGCCACCTGGACGCCTGGCTGCGCGAATTCATCGACGGCGCCTACGGCGAGGTCCCGCTCGACGTCGTGATCGTCCTGGCCGGACGGGACGAACTCAGCGAACGCGACTGGGGCACCCTGCGCTCGGAAGTCGTGGACGTCCCCCTCGACGTCTTCACCGAACAGGAGACCCGCGAACTCCTCGCCGTCCGGGGCGTCACCGACCCCGAGGTGGTCGAGGCCGTCCTGGGCCTGTCGATGCGGCTGCCCCTGCTGGTCGCCTTGCTCGCCCAGACCGGCCTCCAGGCCGTGGACGACGTCGCAGACGCCGATGCCGACCTCACCGACCACGCGGTCGAACGCTTCCTGCAGTGGATCCCCGAACCGGACCGCCGCGAGACGGTGCTCGCCGCGGCGCTGCCCCTCCAGCTCAACCACGACCTGTTCGCCTGCGCCGTCCCGGGCGCGGCCGCCGACGCCTGGGACTGGCTGCTGGACCAGCCCTTCGTCTCCGGCCGGGGCTCCTACCGGCAGTACCACGCCGTGGTCCGGGCGAGCATGCTGCGCCGTCAGCGGATGCACTCGCCCACGGCCTGGTCGGCGGCGCACACCCGGCTGGCGGAGCACTTCACGGCGGCCCGGGAGGCCCTGGAGCGGCGGCTGCCGGAACGGAAGCGGCGCACGGACGAGCAGTGGCGCCGTGCGACGCTGAACGAGACCTACCACCTGCTCTGCGCCGACCCGGCCGCCAACCTGGCGCAGGCCCTGGAGCACGTCGCGCGGATCACCGGAGTGGCCCGCGCGGACCTGCCCGCGTGGCTCGACATGCTGCGGCAGGCGGCACAGGACGGCGACCACCCGGAGCTGACCCGGTGGGCGGGGAAGCTGCGCACGGCAGCCGCCGAGGAGCAGCCGGAGACGGCGGTCCTCACCGTCCTGTGCGCTCCGGGCCTGCCGCCGCACGTACGGGCCTGGGCGCTCGCCGAGCGCGGGGACTACCACTCCATGTCGGACCGTACTCCGGAGGCCATCGCCGACCTCGACCGCGCCATCGCGCTCATGCCCGGGCTCCCCGATGCACGCGCGTACCGCAGCCGCGCCCACGTCGAGCGCGGCGACGAGCAGGCGGCCATGGCCGACCTCGACGCCGCCCTCGCACTCGACCCCGAGTACGCGTGGGCGTTGTGTTTCCGCGGCGTGATCCACCTGGATGCGGGGCGGCCCGACGAAGCGATGGCGGACGTCACGGCGGGCCTCGCGCTGGACCCCGACCTGAACTGGGCGCTCATCGTTCGTGGTGAGGCCCATCGCGAGGCCGGTCGGCTGGAGGAGGCGGTGGCCGACTTCACGACCGCCCTGGAGACGATCCCGGAGGCCGGATGGGCGCTGAGCCGCCGCGGAGAGGCCCATCGGCAGGCCGGTCGGCTGGACGCCGCGATAGTCGATCTCACCGCGGCCATCGAGCTGGACGGTGAGGACGAGTCGGCTCTCGGATCCCGAGGGCTGGCCCACCACGCGGCCGGTCGGTTGGAGGAGGCGGTGGCGGACTTCACGGCGGTCATCGAGCTGGGCGCCACGGACGGATGGGCGCTGGCACAGCGCGGCAACAGCCATCGGGTGGCGGGTCGGCGGGAGGAGGCGATGGCCGACCTCACGGCGGCCCTGGAAGCGAACCCGGCGGACGACGTCGCGTTGGCCCGCCGTGGTGAACTCCACCGTCTGGCAGGCCGGTTCGAGGAGGCGTTGGCCGACGTCACGGCGGCGCTCGAACTGGACCCCGGGTACGTGTGGGCACTCGGTGAGCGTGGTCAGCTGCACCAGGAGGCCGGTCGGCCGGAGGAGGCGCTGGCCGACTTCACGGCGGCCCTGGAGCTGAGCCCCGACTATGCGTGGGCACTCGTTCAGCGTGGTGAACTCCACTGTCTGGCAGGCCGGCTGGAGGAGGCGGCGGCCGATCTGACGGCGGCCCTGGAGCTGGACCCCGCCTATGTGACGGCGCTGGCCCAGCGAGGGCTGGTCCATCGCCTCGCGGGCCGACCGGAGGAGGCGTTGGCCGATCTGTCGGCGGCGCTGCAGCTGGACCCCGCGAACGAGTGGGCGCTGGCCGAGCGTGGTGAACTCCACCGTCTGGAGGGTCGGCCGGAGGAGGCGGTGGCCGACCTGTCGGCGGCGCTCGCACTGGACCCCGCGTACGGGTGGGCACTGGCCCGGCGCGGCGGAGCCCATCGTCTGGCCGGTCGGCTGGAGGAGGCGTTGGCCGATCTGTCGGCGGCGCTGCAGCTGGACCCTGCGAGCGCGTGGACACTCGGTGAGCGCAGCCTGGCGCACCAGCAGGTGGGTCGGTTGGAGGAGGCGGTGGCCGATCTGTCGGCGGCTCTGGCGGTGGATCCCGGGTACGGGTGGGCACTGGTCCGGCGCGGGGAGTTCCATCGCAGCGCCGGCCGGTTGGAGGAGGCGTTGGCCGATCTGTCGGCGGCGCTGGAACTGGACCCCGGGTACGTGTCGGCACTCCTCCAGCGCGGGGACGTCCATCGCAGGGCCGGCCGGTTCGAGGAGGCGACGGCCGATCTGACGGCGGTGCTGGAGCTGGAGCCCGAGCACGTGTGGGCGCTCGTCCTGCGGGCGTGCACTCACCAACTGGCCGGCCGTGAGGCCGAGGCGGTGGCGGACGCTTCGGCAGCTCTCTCCCGGAACTCCGACGATCCGGAGGTCGGATCCTTCCTGGTCATGATCTTCCTGCAGGCCGGTCGTTTTCAGGAGGCCCGGGAGGCCCTTCGCCGGGCGGCGCAGCCGGACCCGGACGACTCGGACGTCCTGCTGGACACGGCGATGCTGGCGCTGCTGGAGGGCGGGCGGGAGGCGTCCCTCGCGGCCTGGAACGACTATGCGGCGGCGGCAGGGGCCGGGAAGGAACTCGAAGTGGCGGCGGCCGCGCTGCTGCACGGTCTGGTCGTCGGCAGCGCTCCGCCGGATGCGTTGGCCCGCGCGTTCCTTTCCGTGCCCCAGGGCCGTCTCGTGCTGGTCGACGTCCGCGCCTACGTGGAGGCGCTGACCCGGGTGGAGGCGCCGGTCGGGCCGCGGGCCGACGCTGCGCTGCGGGTGCTGAGGGCGCCTGACGCACCTTGA
- the aroA gene encoding 3-phosphoshikimate 1-carboxyvinyltransferase codes for MTVVEIPGSKSVTARALFLAAAADGVTTLHRPLASDDTEGFVQGLDTLGYRVDRAADRWHVTGRPTGPAVKTADVYCRDGATTARFLPTLAAAGHGSYRFDASAQMRRRPVAPLTRALRELGVDLRHEEAEGHHPLTVRADGVRGGELTLDAGESSQYLTALLLLGPLTRDGLRITVTRLVSAPYVGITLAMMRDFGVEVKRERTPAGEVFDVPPGGYRAADHAIEPDASTASYFFAAAAVTGREVTVPGLGRNALQGDLRFVEVLRRMGARVDVGSDRTTVAGSGSLSGLTVNMRDISDTMPTLAAIAPFATGPVRIEDVHNTRVKECDRLEACAANLRALGIAVATGDDWIEIRPGTPRPAEIATHSDHRIVMSFAVTSLRTSGITFDDPGCVRKTFPGFHEAFARLRAEWEL; via the coding sequence GTGACCGTCGTCGAGATCCCCGGGTCCAAGTCCGTCACCGCCCGGGCGCTGTTCCTGGCCGCCGCCGCCGACGGCGTGACCACCCTGCACCGCCCCCTCGCCTCCGACGACACCGAGGGGTTCGTACAGGGGCTGGACACGCTCGGGTACCGGGTCGACCGCGCGGCGGACCGCTGGCACGTCACCGGCCGTCCCACCGGTCCCGCCGTCAAGACCGCCGACGTCTACTGCCGGGACGGCGCCACCACCGCCCGCTTCCTGCCCACCCTCGCCGCCGCCGGCCACGGCAGCTACCGCTTCGACGCCTCGGCCCAGATGCGCCGCCGCCCGGTCGCCCCGCTGACCCGGGCGCTGCGCGAACTCGGCGTGGACCTGCGGCACGAGGAGGCCGAGGGGCACCACCCGCTGACGGTCCGCGCCGACGGCGTCCGGGGCGGCGAACTCACCCTGGACGCGGGGGAGTCCTCGCAGTACCTGACCGCGCTGCTGCTGCTCGGCCCGCTCACCCGGGACGGGCTGCGGATCACCGTCACCCGGCTCGTCTCGGCCCCCTACGTCGGCATCACCCTCGCGATGATGCGGGACTTCGGGGTGGAGGTGAAGCGGGAACGGACGCCGGCCGGCGAGGTGTTCGACGTCCCGCCCGGCGGCTACCGGGCCGCCGACCACGCGATCGAGCCGGACGCCTCCACCGCGAGCTACTTCTTCGCCGCGGCCGCCGTCACCGGCCGGGAGGTCACCGTCCCCGGCCTCGGGCGGAACGCCCTCCAGGGTGACCTGCGCTTCGTCGAGGTGCTGCGCCGGATGGGCGCCCGCGTGGACGTCGGCAGTGACCGTACGACGGTCGCCGGCTCCGGCTCGCTGTCCGGGCTCACCGTCAACATGCGCGACATCTCCGACACCATGCCCACCCTCGCGGCGATCGCGCCCTTCGCGACCGGGCCGGTACGGATCGAGGACGTCCACAACACCCGGGTCAAGGAGTGCGACCGGCTGGAGGCCTGCGCCGCCAACCTGCGCGCGCTGGGCATCGCGGTGGCGACCGGGGACGACTGGATCGAGATCCGGCCCGGTACGCCGCGCCCGGCCGAGATCGCCACGCACTCCGACCACCGGATCGTGATGTCCTTCGCCGTCACCTCGCTGCGCACCTCCGGGATCACCTTCGACGACCCGGGGTGCGTGCGGAAGACGTTCCCGGGGTTCCACGAGGCGTTCGCGCGGCTGCGCGCGGAGTGGGAGCTCTGA
- a CDS encoding YciI family protein, which yields MKYVAMIYGNQAKWASFPAEAWPEAIAKVEAFTAKYRGTGELVGAYGLADAAAAQLVRRVAGVPVVTDGPYLETKEYLASFYLLDCEGLERAQQIAADMPFADLEPVELWPILHESPVNDLPAGE from the coding sequence ATGAAGTACGTCGCGATGATCTACGGCAACCAGGCCAAGTGGGCCTCCTTCCCCGCCGAGGCGTGGCCGGAGGCGATCGCCAAGGTCGAGGCGTTCACCGCCAAGTACCGCGGCACCGGCGAGCTCGTCGGCGCGTACGGGCTGGCGGACGCGGCCGCCGCGCAGCTGGTGCGGCGGGTGGCCGGTGTGCCGGTGGTGACCGACGGGCCGTACCTGGAGACCAAGGAGTACCTGGCCAGCTTCTACCTGCTGGACTGCGAGGGCCTGGAGCGGGCCCAGCAGATCGCCGCCGACATGCCGTTCGCGGACCTGGAGCCGGTGGAGCTGTGGCCGATCCTGCACGAGTCGCCGGTGAACGACCTCCCGGCGGGCGAGTGA
- a CDS encoding TetR/AcrR family transcriptional regulator — protein MPKQVDHDGRRRQIAEAVCLLVDEHGLAAVTLRDVATRAEVSMGAVQRCFRTKEEMLLFALAHIGERVTARVRSRLSAGPAQSAATRLGLVAGEVALLREEHRAEARIWLAFVAGAAVTPILAQTLRSSYAELEELMARLVGEAAGEALDPAAEARTLLALADGLTAHVLIGHRTAEEAEEVLHTYLAGLWARC, from the coding sequence ATGCCGAAGCAGGTGGACCACGACGGCCGGCGCCGGCAGATCGCCGAAGCCGTCTGCCTGCTCGTGGACGAACACGGGCTGGCGGCCGTCACCCTGCGGGACGTCGCCACCCGCGCCGAGGTCTCCATGGGCGCCGTCCAGCGCTGCTTCCGCACCAAGGAGGAGATGCTGCTGTTCGCCCTCGCGCACATCGGCGAACGCGTCACCGCGCGGGTGCGCAGCCGGCTGTCCGCCGGGCCCGCGCAGTCCGCCGCCACCCGACTCGGGCTGGTGGCCGGGGAAGTGGCGCTGCTGCGCGAGGAACACCGGGCCGAGGCCAGGATCTGGCTCGCCTTCGTCGCCGGGGCCGCCGTCACCCCGATCCTGGCGCAGACGTTGCGCAGCAGCTACGCGGAGCTGGAGGAGCTGATGGCGCGGCTGGTCGGGGAGGCGGCCGGTGAAGCGCTGGACCCGGCTGCGGAGGCGCGGACGCTGCTCGCCCTCGCCGACGGGCTCACCGCGCACGTGCTGATCGGGCACCGGACGGCGGAGGAGGCGGAGGAGGTCCTGCACACGTACCTGGCCGGGCTCTGGGCGCGCTGCTGA
- a CDS encoding response regulator transcription factor, with translation MAAGRPAADTVGGVSSAEALVTVLIADDDPVTRSGLSTLLNAQPGIEVVGQAADGVAVVEQVRLLRPDVVLMDVRMPRRNGIDATRELLADATAEPPKVVVITTFENDDYVTAALGAGASGFVLKRLPVPQIAEAVRVAAAGEAILFPAALRRMVAARPLNSAEALPRAALTGREESVLRLMATGLSNPEIAQSLAVSLETVKTHVGNVLTKLDAQNRTHAVVIAYESGLVVPGLQGA, from the coding sequence ATGGCGGCTGGCCGTCCGGCTGCCGATACGGTTGGCGGCGTGAGCAGCGCAGAAGCCCTCGTCACCGTCCTGATCGCCGACGACGACCCGGTGACCCGCAGCGGGCTGAGCACCCTGCTGAACGCCCAACCGGGCATCGAGGTGGTCGGGCAGGCCGCCGACGGCGTCGCCGTTGTGGAGCAGGTGCGGCTGCTGCGGCCGGACGTGGTGCTGATGGACGTCCGCATGCCACGCCGCAACGGCATCGACGCGACCCGCGAACTGCTCGCCGACGCGACGGCGGAGCCGCCGAAGGTCGTGGTGATCACCACCTTCGAGAACGACGACTACGTCACCGCCGCGCTCGGTGCCGGCGCCAGCGGTTTCGTGCTCAAGCGCCTGCCGGTCCCGCAGATCGCCGAGGCGGTGCGGGTAGCGGCGGCCGGGGAGGCGATCCTCTTCCCGGCCGCGCTGCGCCGGATGGTGGCGGCCCGCCCGCTGAACTCCGCCGAGGCGCTGCCCCGGGCGGCGCTGACCGGGCGGGAGGAGAGCGTGCTGCGGCTGATGGCGACCGGGCTGTCCAACCCGGAGATCGCACAGTCGCTGGCGGTGAGCCTGGAGACGGTGAAGACGCACGTCGGGAACGTGCTGACCAAGCTGGACGCGCAGAACCGGACGCACGCGGTGGTGATCGCGTACGAGTCCGGGCTGGTCGTGCCGGGCCTGCAGGGCGCCTGA